GGCGCACGCCGTGGCGTTCGCCGTGCCCACCTACCAGTCGGCGTGGCTCAAGGCCCACCACCCGGCCGCCTTCTACGCCGGGCTGCTCACCCACGACCCCGGCATGTACCCGAAGCGGCTGCTGCTGGCGGACGCGCGGCGGCGGGGCGTGCCGGTGCTGCCGCTGGATGTGAACAAGTCCGGCGCCGCCCACCGTATCGAACTGGTGTCTGGTTCCATGTCAGGTGGTGCGTCCGGTTCGCCCGGTACATGGGGATTGCGGCTGGCGCTCTCCGATGTGCACGGCATCAGCGAGGCGGAGGCCGCCCGCATCGAGGCCGGCCAGCCGTACGCCTCCCTGCTCGACTTCTGGGAGCGTGCCCGCCCCAGCCGTCCCGTCGCGGAACGGCTCGCCCAGGTCGGCGGGCTCGACGCGTTCGGCGGCAACCGGCGCGACCTGCTGCTCCACCTCGCCGAACTGCACCGCGCCCAGCGGGGCACCGGCTCGTACGGCGACCAGCTCCCGCTCGCCGGTGGCCGCAGGTCCGCGCCCGTCGGGCTGCCCGACCTGACCGACGCCGAACGGCTCAGCGCCGAACTGGGCGTCCTCGCCATGGACGCCTCCCGCAACCTGATGACCGACCACCAGACGTTCCTGGACGAGCTGGGCGTCGTCACCGCCCAGCGGCTGCGCACCGCCCGGCACGGCCAGACCGTGCTGGTCGCCGGGGCCAAGGCGGCCACCCAGACCCCGCCGATCCGCTCCGGCAAGCGCGTCATCTTCACCACCCTCGACGACGGCACCGGCCTGGTCGACCTGGCGTTCTTCGACGACAGCCACGAGCGGTGCGCCCACACGGTGTTCCACTCCTGGCTGCTGCTGGTGCGCGGCACCGTCCAGCGGCGCGGCCCGCGCAGCGTCAGCGTCGTCGGCTCGGCCGCCTGGAACCTCGCGGAGCTGGTCGAACTGCGCCGCGACGGCGGGCTCGACGCGGTCGCCGCGCGCCTCGCGGAACCCCCGCCCGCACCGCCCGCCGAGGCCGCCGACGGGGCCGTACCCGCCGGTGCGCGGGCCGCCGGTGCCGCCGACGCGCCGCCGTCCGGCACCGACCGCCGCATCACCCTGCCCACCGGGTACGAGATGCACCCCTGGGCCGATCTGCGCCCCGCCGGGGAGGGCGCCGCCACACCGCCCGCGCGCAAGCTGTGGCACCAGAGCCAGGGGAGCGCGGGATGACGAACGACGCCACGATCCTCTGCGTACGCTTCCGGCTCGCCCCCGTGTACGAGGCGCTGCTGCCGCAACTCCTCGCCATGCTCGGCGAGTTCACGCCCGTCGTGCAGGCCGAGCCGCCGGACGGCGCCCTCGCCGACCTGCGCGGCGCCGTACGGTACTTCGGCCGCGGCCCCGCCGAACTGGCTGCCGTGATCCGCGTCCGGGCGCTCGCCCTGTACGGCGTGGACTGCGTCATCGGCGCCGGCCCCAACCCGATGCTCGCCCGCATGGCCGCGCGGCGCGCCGCACCCGGCACCACCCTCGTCGTCACCGACCCGGCGGGCTTCCTGCGCGACCGGCCGGTGGCCGCCCTCGACGGCGTCGGCCCGTCCACCGCCCGCGCCCTGTGCGCGTACGGACTCGACACGGTCGGCCGGGTCGCGGACGCCCCGCTCGCCGTGCTCCAGCGCATCACGGGCGCCCGCGCCGGGCGGGACCTGTGGGAGAGGGCGCACGGCGTCGACCGCTCGCGGGTAGCGCCCAACGCCGCCGCCCGCTCCACCGCGACCGAGCGGTCCTTCCCGCGCGACGAGACCGACCGCGACCGGCACCGCCGCGCCCTGCTCTCCGCCGCCCAGGAGCTGGGCGCCCGCATGCGCGCGGAGGCACAGGTCTGCCGCACCCTCACCCTCACCGTGCGGTACGCCGACCGCTCCACCACCACCCGCACCCGCACCCTGCGCGAACCGACCGCGCACTCCGCCGAGCTGACCTCCGCCGCGTACGCCCTGTACGACGCCCTCGCGCTCCAGCGCGCCCGGGTGCGCGGCATCGCCCTGCGCGCCGAGGGCCTGACCCCCGCCGAACAGGCCGCCCACCAGCTGTCCCTGGACCCGGCCGACGAGAAGGCGCGGCGCCTCGAAGCGGTCGCGGACCGCGCCCGCGCCCGGTTCGGCCCCGGCGCGATCATCCCCGGCTCCCTCGCCGCGTAGCCGCGCGCACAACGTCTCCGGGCCGCCCCCGGGAGTTTTTACCGACGCGTAACTTCCCTCTTGAGGCCGCCCCTACGTAACTTGGCCGAAGCGCGGCCCCCACGCCGCGCACCATCCCCCCCATCAGTGGTCCGGGCCGCTGGGGCGTACCGCCGTCGCCCTTTTCCTCGAGCCGCCAGGAGACCGCCTGATGCTGCCCCCGCGCCCGCCCGCCGCTCTGCGGCGTGCCCTGCGAGCCCTGACCGCCGTCCTTCTCCTCACAGCCGCCGCCGTCCTCGCCCCGGCCGGCACCGCCCGGGCCGCCACCACCGTGACCCACGCGGGGTGGAACGACTACTCCTGCAAGCCGTCCGCCGCCCACCCGCGCCCCGTCGTCCTCGTCCACGGCACGCTCGGCAACTCCGTGGACAACTGGCTGGGACTCGCCCCCTATCTGGTGCGGCGCGGCTACTGCGTCTTCTCCCTCGACTACGGGCAGCTGCCCGGCGTGCCGTTCTTCCACGGCCTCGGCCCCGTCGCGAAGTCCGCCGAGCAGCTCGACGCGTACGTCGACCGGGTCCTCGACGCGACCGGCGCCCCCGAGGCGGACCTCGTCGGCCACTCGCAGGGCGGCATGATGCCCCGTCACTACCTGAAGTTCCTCGGTGGCGCCGAGAAGGTGAACGCCCTCGTCGGCATCGCGCCCTCCAACCACGGCACGACCCTGTTCGGCCTCACCCGGCTCCTGCCGTACTTTCCCGGCGCCGCCGACCTGATCAGCGAGAAGACCCCGGCCCTCGCCGACCAGATCGCGGGCTCGCCGTTCCTCCAGAGGCTCAACGAGGGCGGCGACACCGTGCCGGGCGTCCGCTACACCGTCATCGCCACGAAGTACGACGAGGTGGTCACCCCGTACCGCTCCTCGTTCCTCGACGGGCCGAACGTCCGGAACGTGCTGCTCCAGGACCTGTGCCCGCTCGACCTCTCGGAGCATCTGGCGATCGGGCTGTTCGACCGGATCGCGTTCCACGAGGTCGCGAACGCGCTCGACCCCGCCCGGGCGACGCCCACCACCTGCGCGTCGGTCCTGGGCTGACGCGCAGGACCGACGCACGACCGGGGCCGCTCGGGTCCGGGGCTGGGCCCTGAGCCGCCCGGGCCCGAGCGGCGCCCGGGCCCGAGCGGCGTACCGGCGCGGTGTCAGGAGGCCCGGCGGCGCGCCGCGCGGAACAGGAGCGCCGCGCCCCCGCCGAGGACGGCGACCCCGGTGGCGGCGAGGTACAAGGTGGTGCCGTCGCCGCCGGTCGCCGCGAGGTTCGGCGCGGCCGGGGCGGCGCTCGCCCCGGTGCCCGCCCCGGTGCCGGGTGCCGGGCTCGAAGCCGCGCCGGCCAGCGGGGAGGGCCCGGCCCCGGCGCCCGGAGCGCCGCCGTCCGGGGCGGCCGGGGGCGTACCGTGCCCGTCGTCGTGGCCGCCGTCCCCGTGGCCGTCGTCGGGCCCGTCGCCGCCGTGGCCGGCGTGGTCGACGGTCGACTTGGCCGCGTCCTTCGCGATCTGCTGCTCGCTCGGCGCCGACGCGGCCGGGCCGCCCGTACCCGCGCCGCCGCCGAACACCACGTCGGAGCAGGTGTAGAACGCCTCGGGGGAGTCGGACCGCTGCCACACGGAGTAGATCAGATGGCGGCCGGACCGGGCCGGGACGGTGCCGTCGAACACGTACGAGCCGTTCACCAGCTTAGGGTCGGTGACCTTCGCGAACGGCTTGTCCTCCAGGTCCGCCCAGGTCAGCGGCTTCGCCGGGTCGTAGCCCGGCTTCGTGACGTACAGCTCGAACGTCCCGCGGTGCGGCGCCGTCGCCCGGTACCGGAAGGTGTGCGGGCCCGCGGTCATCGTGCTCGCCGGCCAGTCGGCGCGCGGCAGGTCGAGGCCCTTGTACTTGTCGCGGCCGGCGCCGCACAGCCTGCCGTCCGGGATGACCGACCGGTGCCGTCCCGCGGCGTCCGGGATGTTGACCTCGTTCCAGTCGTAGAACGCCTGGGTCCCGCTCGCGGCGACCGCCGCACGGCAGGCCGCCGAGTCGGGGCTCTCCGGACCCTCGGCGTGGCAGGCCGAGACGCGGCTGACGGGGTCGGTCATCGAGCCGTGCGCGGCGGCGGGCGAGGCGGTGGCACCGGCCAGGGCGAGCGGGACGACGGCGAGGGCGACGGCGGTGGCCGCGGTACGCGGAGTACTCACGGGTGGTTCTCCTTCGGGGACGGACGAGGTGGGGGCTGCCGGGCCCGGCGCGCAGCACGCTAGCCCCTCACAGCGGGGAAATCCCCTGCTCACGGCGGTGAACGGTGATCCTTAGGCTCCGCTTAAGGCGCTGTTGAGCGTCCCCTCGGAAAGCTCGCGGAGCCGCCCCGCCGTACGTCCCCGCGCGCCGACGCGCCCCGCGCCTCAGCCCACGTGCCGGTAGCGGCGTTCCGGGCGGCCCGTGCCGCCGTAGCGGAGGGTGACCTCGGCGCGGCCGGTCTCCGCGAAGTACTCCAGATAGCGGCGGGCGCTCACCCGCGACAGGGAGCCCGCCTCCGCGCACTCCGTCGCCGAGAGCCCCTCCGGGTGCTCCCGCAGGATGCGCTCCACCAGGTCCGCCGTGTGCGCGGCGAGACCCTTCGGCAGCTCCCGCGAGGCGCGCGGCCGGGTGCCGAAGATCCGGTCCACGTCCTCCTGGCGGGCCTCGGCCAGCCCGGCCAGACGCGACCGCACGGACGCCGCGTGCAACAGCTGCTCCCGCAGCGCGGCCTGGCTGAACGGCTTGATCAGGTAGTGCAGGGCGCCCGCCCGCAGCGCCGAGCGGACCGTCTCCGCGTCCCGCGCGGCCGTGATGAACAGGGCGTCCGCGTGCGCCCCGCCCCGCCCGGCGCGCTCCTCCTCCGCCCGTACCGCACGCAGCACGTCGATGCCGTCCATGTCCGGCAGGTACACATCGAGCAGCAGCAGGTCGGGGCGCAGCTCGCGGGCGGCGCGCAGCGCGTCGGCGCCGCTGTGCGCCACCCCGGCGACCGTGAAGCCGTCCACCGCGGAGACGTAGCGGCTGTGCACCTTGGCGACCATGAAGTCGTCGTCCACCACCAGCACCCTCGTCATCCACCGAACGCTAGGCGGCGACCACAACGACCACAACGTCCGTTGATTGCGGAACGGAGACATGTTCTTAACGCGCGGGCAACATGTGGGCCACCTCTCCCTACCCGGCACCGAAAGGCGGCACCCGTGCGACTGCGCACTCCCCTCGCCCTGCTCGGGGCGGCACTGCTGGTGCTCGTGGGGCCGCCGCTGCTCCAGCCCGGCAGCGGCTCCGACACGGGCACCCACATCCCCGGCCTGCGCCTCATGGTCCCCAACACGCCCGGCGGCGGCTACGACATCACCGCCCGCACGGCGGCGAAGAACGCCGAGGAGGCCGGTCTGACCGGCGACGTCGAGGTGTTCAACCTGCCCGGCGCGGGCGGCACCGTCGGCCTCGCCTCCCTCGTCGGCGAACACGGCAACGGCCGCCTCGCCATGTCCATGGGCCTCGGCGTCGTCGGAGCCGTCCACACGAACAAGGCGCCCACGACCCTCGCCGACACGACGCCCATCGCCCGGCTCACCGAGGAGCAGGACATCGTCGTCGTGTCGAAGAACTCCCCGTACCGGACCCTGGGGGACCTGCTGGCCGCCTGGAAGGCCGCCCCGGGCAAGCTGCCCGTCGGCGGCGGCTCATCGCCGGGCGGCCCCGACCACCTCGCGCCGATGCTGATGGCGCAGGCGGCCGGGATCCCGCCGAAGTCGGTGAACTACGTGCCGTTCGACGGCGGCGGCGAGCTCCTCGCGTCGATCCTCGGCGACAAGGTGGCCTTCGGGGTCTCCGGCGTCGGCGAGTACCTGGACCAGATCGAGGCGGGCGAGCTGCGCGTCCTCGCCGTCACCGGCGCGCAGCGCGTCCCCGGCATCGACGCGCCCACGCTCCGCGAGTCCGGCCTCGACACGGAGTTCACCAACTGGCGCGGCATCGTCGCCCCGCCCGGCCTCACCGAGACCGAACGGGACAAGCTCGTCGGCCTGGTCACCAAGCTGCACGACTCCCCGCAGTGGCGGGCGTCCCTGGAGAAGAACGGCTGGACCGACGCGTTCCTCGCGGGCGAGGAGTTCGGCGCCTTCCTCGACGCGCAGGACCAGCGCGTCGCCGACGTCCTGAAGGAGCTCGGCCTGTGACCCCCCAGTCCCCGACCCCGAACCCCGTCCCCGACCCGGCCCAGCCCCCTGCCGCGACCCCGACCCCGACCCCGGCGCCGGCCCCGGCCGCGACCCGGCCCCCGGCCCGCGGCCGCCGTGCCTGGCTGCGGGAGCACTCCGAACTCGGCGTCGGCGCCCTCCTCTTCCTCCTCGGCGTCCTCGTCCTCACCGACGCCGTCACCATGAGCGTGGACCTCGCCCAGCGCGGCCCCGTCGGCCCCCGCACCGTGCCGCTCGTCGTCGGCGCCGGACTGCTCCTCGTCGCCGTACTCCTCACCGCGGACGTGCTGCGCGGCGGGCGCGGCGAGGCCGAGGGCGGCGAGGACGTCGACCTGTCCGAGCCCGCCGACTGGCGGACCGTGCTGCTCCTCGTCGGGGTGTTCCTCGGCAACGCCGTCCTCATCGGCCCGCTCGGCTTCCCGGTCTCCGGCGCGCTCCTCTTCTGGGGCTGCGCGTACGCGCTGGGCAGCCGCCGCACCGACCGGGACCCGCTCGTCGCGGCGGTCCTCTCCTTCGTCACGTACTTCCTCTTCGACCATCTGCTGGGCGTCCCGCTGCCCGGCGGCCCGCTCATGGGAGTGATCTGATGGATTCCCTGAACTCCCTCATCGACGGCTTCGGCACCGCCCTCACCCCGGTCAACCTGCTGTGGGCCGCGGTCGGCGTGCTCCTCGGCACCGCCATCGGCGTCCTGCCGGGCATCGGTCCCGCCATGGCCGTCGCGCTGCTGCTGCCCGTCACCTACGGGCTGGAGCCGACCGGCGCGTTCATCATGTTCGCGGGCATCTACTACGGCGCCATGTTCGGCGGCTCGACCACCTCGATCCTGCTCAACACCCCCGGCGAGAGCGCCGCCGTCGTCGCCGCCATCGAAGGCAACCCCATGGCGAAGGCGGGGCGCGGCGCCCAGGCGCTCGCCGCCGCGGCGGGCGGCCACTTCGCGGGCGGCCTGATCGGCACGGTCCTGCTGGTGGCGCTCGCCCCGGTCGTCGCCGCGCTCGCCGTGGACATCGGCGCGCCCGACTACTTCGCCATCATGGTGCTGGCGTTCATCGCCGTCACCTCCGTACTCGGCAGGTCCCGCGTCCGGGGCTTCGCCGCCCTGCTGATCGGCCTCACCATCGGTCTGGTCGGCCTCGACCGGATGACCGGCCAGGCCCGGCTCACCTTCGGCTCGCTCCAACTCGCCGACGGCATCGACGTGGTCATCGTCGCGGTCGGCCTCTTCGCCATCGGCGAGGCCCTGTGGGTCGCCGCGCACCTGCGCCGCCACGGCGCCGAGGCCATCCCCGTCGGCCGTCCCTGGCTGGGCCGCTCCGACCTGCGCCGCACCTGGAAGCCGTGGCTGCGCGGCCCGCTCATCGGCTTCCCGTTCGGCGCGATCCCGGCCGGCGGCGCCGAGATCCCGACGTTCCTGTCGTACGTCACGGAGAAGCGGCTGTCGAAGCACCGCGACGAGTTCGGGCGCGGCGCCATCGAGGGTGTGGCGGGACCCGAGTCCGCCGCGTCCGCCTCCGCCGCCGGAACCCTCGTCTCGATGCTCACCCTGGGGCTGCCCACGACGGCCGTCGCCGCCGTCATGCTCGCCGCGTTCCAGCAGTACGGCATCCAGCCGGGCCCGCTGCTGTTCGAACGCGAACCGCAGCTCGTGTGGGGCCTGATCGCCTCCCTGTTCATCGGGATGGTGCTGCTGCTGGCGCTGAACCTGCCGCTCGCGCCCGTGTGGGCGAAGCTGCTGCGGGTGCCCCGCCCCTATCTGTACGCGGGCATCCTGTTCTTCGCCTCCGTCGGCGCCTACGCGGTCGGCGGCGAGGCGCTGGACCTGGTGATCCTGCTGGTCATCGGCCTCATCGGGTTCGGCATGCGGCGCTACGGGCTGCCGGTGCTGCCCGCCGTGATCGGGGTCATCCTCGGCCCGGCCGCCGAACAGCAGCTGCGCCGCGCCCTGCAGATCAGCGACGGCAGCCTCACCGGCCTGGTGAACACGCCGTTCTCCGTCGCCGTGTACGCGGTGGTCGCGCTGCTGCTGGCCTGGCCGCTGATCGGCAAGGTGATCAACCGCCGTCGTAATCTGACGGTATGACGAACGCCCCCGACGGCATCCGCCCCGACGGCACCGGCACCGGCACCGGCACCGGCGGCAACGCCTCCGACCGCACCGGTCCCGACGGCATCCGCCCCGCCGCCCCCGCCGACGTGCCCGCCGTGCGGGCCGTCACCGACGCGGCCTACCACCACTACATCGAGCGGATCGGTCTCGTACCGGCCCCGATGGAGGCGGACCACGCCGCCGACGTGGCGGCGGGGCGGGTGTTCGTCGCCGGGGACCCGGTACGCGGCCTGGTCGTCGTCCGCGCCGAGCCCGGCCACCTGTACCTCGACAACGTCGCCGTCCACCCCGACGCCCAGGGCACCGGCCTCGGCCGCCGCCTCCTCGCCTTCGTCGAGGACCGCGCCCGCGCACTCGGCCTCCCCGAGGTGCGGCTGCTGACGAACGCGATGATGTGGGAGAACCAGCGGATGTACGAGCGGTACGGCTACGAGGTCGTCGAGCGCCGCAAGGACGGCCCCTACGACCGCGTCCACTACCGCAAGTCGCTGCCCTGACGGGCCAGGGCCTCCAGCGCGTCCAGCGCCTCCACCGCGCGGGCGGCCGCGTCCGGGTCCCGCCCGGCGAGGCCGCTCGCCGCGAACTCGTCCTCGTCCAGGCGCAGTACGAGCCGCCGGTCCGCCGACACCCACAGGTCCAGGTCCAGGTCCTCCACGACGACCTCCGCCTCCCGCACGTCGGCGGGCCGGGTGATGTCGCAGTACCAGCCCTTCAGCGTCCCGTCGGCGGCCCGCACCTCCTTCACCGAGTACCACCGGTCCCGCCGGTAGTGCTCGGTGAACACGTCCCCGGGCTCGAACCGCACGAAGCCGAAGTCCCGCACTCCCTCGCCCGCCCACGCCGCGCGGACGGTGAGCACCGTGCCGTCGTCGGACACCACCTCGGCCGTGTAACGGATCTTCGTACGCCCCGCCTTCACGAGGACGACGTCCACGACGTCACCCGAGCGTGCGGACATGGCGCACCTCCGTCGCGCACGGCTCGTACCCGAAGCGCCGGTTGATCGCGAGCATCGGGCCGTTCTCGGAGTCGTTGCTCGTGTACGCCTCCACACACCCGGCCGCGCGGGCCCGGCGCAGCGACTCGGCCTTGGCGAGCGTGGCGAGGCCCCGCCCCCGGTGGGCGCGCAGCGTGCCCGTCATCGCCGACACGTACCGCCCCTCGCCGTCCGTGTGGGCGGCGCTGAACGCGGCGACGGCCCCGTCCACCAGCACCACCGCCGTCAGCTCCCGGTCGAGCAGCGGGTCGTTCCAGGTGTCGGCGAGCCACTCCTCGTAGTCGACCGGGCCGAACGGGATGTCGGTCGGCTCGTCCGCCGTGACCTCCACGTCCGCCGCGTACACCGGCCGCGGGTCGGCCGCGAAGTCCGCCGCCGTACGCAGCTCCACACCGGGCGGCAGCACGTCCGGCGGCTCCGGCAGCGCGGCGGAGGCCAGGTCGAGCCGCTGGTAGCGCAGGGTGCGCGTGGGCCGGTAGCCGCGCGCCCCGGCGAACGCCCTGCACTCCGGCGCGTCCAGCACCCAGGTGTACACCTCTCTGGCGCCGAGGCCCGCCAGGTACTCCTCGGCGGTGCCCAGCAGCGCCCCGCCCACCCCGTGGCCCCGGTGGGCCGGATCGACGAGCGGCGTCGCGAACGCCTGCCCCGGCTCGGAACTCTCGTACGCCAGGCCCGCGTTGGCGTAGCCGACGACCTCCCCGTCCCGCTCGGCCACGAGCATCAGATAGCGGCGGGCGGGCGGCGCGGCCCGGTGCTCGTTCACCATGGACGCGGGTGTCGTGACGGTGTACGGCGCGGCGGCGCGCCGCACCCGTACGGCCGCCGCCGCGTCGGCGGGCTGGAACTCACGGACGATCACAGTCATGGACGCCGACGCTACGCGCGCCACCGCCCCCGCCGCCTCCGGATTTCCGCCCGGTGGGGGAGAATCGGCCGCGTGACGCTGAAGATCGCCCTCGACCCGGAGTCGACGACCGCGCCGTACGAGCAGCTGCGCGCCCAGATCGCCGGACAGGCCCGGTCCGGCAGGCTGCCGGTCGGCTACAAGCTGCCCACCGTCCGAGGACTGGCGGAGGAGCTGGGTCTCGCCGCGAACACGGTCGCCAAGGCGTACCGGGCGCTGGAGACGGACGGCGTGATCGAGACCCGGGGCCGCGCCGGAACGTACGTCGCCGCGGCGGGCGACGCCGCCGAACGCCACGCGGCCGCGGCGGCCGCCGCCTACGCCCGTGAGGCCCGCCGACTGGGCCTCACCCGCGCCGAGGCCCAGTCGGCGGTGACCGACGCGCTGCGCGCGGTGTACGGGTCGTAGAGCGCGCCTACGGGGCCCACGCGGCGCGCGCGGCAGGGGCGTACGGGCGTACGGGTACGCCGGGCTCGCGACCTCGTACGCCTGCCGCGCGCCCTACAGGTACAGCCCCGCGCTCGGAGTGCGGGGCTCGGGCAGCGCCGTCGGGCTGGTGCCGCGCCGCAGGGCGTACAGCTCCGCGAGGGTGGCGCCCTCGCGGCCGACGCCGTCCTCCCGGCCCAGCCAGCCGACCGCCTCGGCGCGGGTCAGCGGCCCCACCTCCACGCGGGCCAGGCACCGGCCGGGCCGGACGACCGCGGGGTGCAGGCGCTCCAGGTCCTCGTTGGTGGTGACGCCCACCAGGACGTTGCGCCCCTGGCCCAGCAGCCCGTCCGTGAGGTTCAGCAGCCGCGACAGGGCCTGCCCCGCCGTGTGCTTGGCCTCGCCGCGGATCAGCTCGTCGCAGTCCTCCAGGAGCAGCAGCCGCCAGCGGCTCTTGGCCGTGCCGTCGTCCTCGCCGATCGCGATGTCCATCAGATAGCCGATGTCCCCGAACAGCCGCTCGGGGTCGAGGACGCAGTCCACCTGGCACCAGTCCCGCCACTCCCGGGCGAGGGTGCGCAGCGCGGACGTCTTGCCGGTGCCCGGCGGGCCGTGCAGGAGCAGCAGCCGCCCCGAGACGTCGTCGGGCGTGACCTTCATCAGCCGGTCCAGCGCGTCCGCGACGGGCGCCGTGTAGTTGGGCCGTACGTCCTCCCAGGCGCCGGCGGCGATCTGGCGGGTCGTCCGGTACGGGCCGCGGCGCGGCGACATGTACCAGAAGCCCATGGCCACGTCGTCGGGGCGCGGCTCCGGCTCGTCCTGCGCGCCGTCCGTCGCCTGTGCGAGTACCCGTTCGGCGAGGCCGTCGTCCACGGCGGTGACCGTGACGTCGGCGCCGCGGCTCCAGCGGGAGACGAGCAGCGTCCAGCCCTCGCCCTCCGCGAGAACGGCGCTGCGGTCGTCCGCGCGGGCCGAGCGCAGCACGGCCGCGCCCGGAGGGAGCAGCGTCGCCCCCGGCTTCACCCGGTCGAGGCTGCGGCTGCGCGAGTGCGGCTGCTCACCGGTCGTGAAACGGCCGAGGAACAGCGCGTCCACCACGTCGGAGGGGGAGTCGCTGTCGTCCACGGTGAGCCGGATCGGCAGGGCGTCCTGCGGGTTGGCTGACATGGCCCCATGATCCGGCACACCCGCCTCGCCCGCACCGGTTTTTGCCCCCGCCGCGCCGCGTGTCCGGTCCGCGCCCGCCGCCCGGCGCCGCGTGGCCCCGTCGCGGATGCCCTCGTCCGGTGGCGCGTCCCGGCCGTGGACGCACCGCCCCGAGCCGCCTCGCGCGGGCGCCCCGGACCCCGTACGCGCGAAGGAAGGTTGTCCGTCGGCCGGGTGAACGTCCGGTGTGTCGCGGGGACCGGAGACCGCCCCGGCGGAGTGCGCCGAAGGGCGGTCGGCCGGGCGCGCGGGAGAAGCGCGCAGGTCAGCCCAACACCACCGGCGCGCACCCGAGTTGGGCGTCGTGCACGGAACGCGCCGCTCCGTTCGGGCGAATGTCCAAGCGATTGCTGTCGTGTCTATTGGCATGCACACGGCGCCCTGCTACCAAGGGTCACGCAGTGATCCTGCTAACAGGGGGTTCCATTGAAAACGTCCCGCGTTGCCGCTCTCGCGTCTTCGCTCTTCCTCGGTGCCGCTCTCACGCTGACCGGTGCGGGGGCCGCGCAGGCCAACTCCTCGGCCGCCGTCGACTACGTGGCTCTCGGCGACTCCTACTCCTCCGGCGTCGGAGCCGGCGCGTACGACACCGCCAGCGGCTCGTGCAAGCGCACACCCCGCGCCTACCCCGCCCTCTGGGCGGCCGCCAACGCCCCGTCGTCGTTCGCGTTCACCGCCTGCTCGGGCGCGCAGACGACCGATGTGACGGCTAGCCAGCTCGGGCCGCTCAACAGCGGGACGGACCTCGTCTCCCTCACCGTCGGCGGCAACGACGCGGGCTTCGCCGACGTGATGACCACCTGCGTCCTCCAGTCCGAGGCCACCTGCATCTCACGCGTCAACCAGGCCAAGAGCTACGTCGATACGACGCTGCCCGGCCGCCTCGACACCACGTACCGGGCCATCCGCGGCAAGGCCCCGGCCGCCCGGGTCGTCGTCCTCGGCTACCCGCGCTTCTACAAGCTCGACGGCAGCTGCATCGCCGGGCTGACCGAGAACGAGCGGCGCGCCATCAACGGCGCCGCCGACCACCTCAACACCGCCCTGGCCAAGCGCGCCGCCGACCACGGCTTCGCCTGGGCCGGCGTCGTGTCGAACTTCACCGGCCACGAGATCTGCTCCGGCTCCCCGTGGCTGCACAGCGTCAACTGGCTCAACATCGGCGAGTCGTACCACCCGACGGCCGCCGGTCAGTCGGGCGGCTACCTCCCGGCCTTCCGGAACGCCGCGTAGCGGCGGGCGCACCGCCCGGCCGGGCGGCGGGGGTCGAGCACACCCCGCCGCCCGGCCGTCACGCCACCGCCCGCGAACGGCCCTCCCGCGGGCCCTTCCCACGACCCCTCGGGCGCGCCCCTCGGCACCCCTCCCCGCGCCCCGCTCGGCACTTCGCTCCGCACCCCGCCGAGAGCGCCGGACGCCCTTCCAACTCACCCTGGAACCAGACGTATTCGAAGAGTCACCGCCAACCCGCTTATGTGTGCGGTGAATGGCGATACCGGGATACACGACTGCGATGCGGGGACGATAGGGTTAACGTTGGCCCGGGCCGGGTGCCCTTGTACGGGTGGGGAGTGTCATGGAACAGATAGCAATGCGCAGCAGGCCACGCGTGCCTGCCATCACCTGCGGGAGCAGCGCGACCAGTTCGCGTCTCGACCGCCACCTCGCGGTGCTCGGAGGCCCCGCCATCCCGCAGCGCGAGACCGCCGAGGCCACGTCCCTCATGCTGGAACTGACGTCGCGTGACGTCGCACGCAGGCATCGCAGCAGGAGCGCGCG
This genomic window from Streptomyces thermolilacinus SPC6 contains:
- a CDS encoding tripartite tricarboxylate transporter permease, which codes for MDSLNSLIDGFGTALTPVNLLWAAVGVLLGTAIGVLPGIGPAMAVALLLPVTYGLEPTGAFIMFAGIYYGAMFGGSTTSILLNTPGESAAVVAAIEGNPMAKAGRGAQALAAAAGGHFAGGLIGTVLLVALAPVVAALAVDIGAPDYFAIMVLAFIAVTSVLGRSRVRGFAALLIGLTIGLVGLDRMTGQARLTFGSLQLADGIDVVIVAVGLFAIGEALWVAAHLRRHGAEAIPVGRPWLGRSDLRRTWKPWLRGPLIGFPFGAIPAGGAEIPTFLSYVTEKRLSKHRDEFGRGAIEGVAGPESAASASAAGTLVSMLTLGLPTTAVAAVMLAAFQQYGIQPGPLLFEREPQLVWGLIASLFIGMVLLLALNLPLAPVWAKLLRVPRPYLYAGILFFASVGAYAVGGEALDLVILLVIGLIGFGMRRYGLPVLPAVIGVILGPAAEQQLRRALQISDGSLTGLVNTPFSVAVYAVVALLLAWPLIGKVINRRRNLTV
- a CDS encoding GNAT family N-acetyltransferase is translated as MTNAPDGIRPDGTGTGTGTGGNASDRTGPDGIRPAAPADVPAVRAVTDAAYHHYIERIGLVPAPMEADHAADVAAGRVFVAGDPVRGLVVVRAEPGHLYLDNVAVHPDAQGTGLGRRLLAFVEDRARALGLPEVRLLTNAMMWENQRMYERYGYEVVERRKDGPYDRVHYRKSLP
- a CDS encoding DUF402 domain-containing protein; its protein translation is MSARSGDVVDVVLVKAGRTKIRYTAEVVSDDGTVLTVRAAWAGEGVRDFGFVRFEPGDVFTEHYRRDRWYSVKEVRAADGTLKGWYCDITRPADVREAEVVVEDLDLDLWVSADRRLVLRLDEDEFAASGLAGRDPDAAARAVEALDALEALARQGSDLR
- a CDS encoding GNAT family N-acetyltransferase encodes the protein MTVIVREFQPADAAAAVRVRRAAAPYTVTTPASMVNEHRAAPPARRYLMLVAERDGEVVGYANAGLAYESSEPGQAFATPLVDPAHRGHGVGGALLGTAEEYLAGLGAREVYTWVLDAPECRAFAGARGYRPTRTLRYQRLDLASAALPEPPDVLPPGVELRTAADFAADPRPVYAADVEVTADEPTDIPFGPVDYEEWLADTWNDPLLDRELTAVVLVDGAVAAFSAAHTDGEGRYVSAMTGTLRAHRGRGLATLAKAESLRRARAAGCVEAYTSNDSENGPMLAINRRFGYEPCATEVRHVRTLG
- a CDS encoding GntR family transcriptional regulator; its protein translation is MTLKIALDPESTTAPYEQLRAQIAGQARSGRLPVGYKLPTVRGLAEELGLAANTVAKAYRALETDGVIETRGRAGTYVAAAGDAAERHAAAAAAAYAREARRLGLTRAEAQSAVTDALRAVYGS
- a CDS encoding DUF5925 domain-containing protein, giving the protein MSANPQDALPIRLTVDDSDSPSDVVDALFLGRFTTGEQPHSRSRSLDRVKPGATLLPPGAAVLRSARADDRSAVLAEGEGWTLLVSRWSRGADVTVTAVDDGLAERVLAQATDGAQDEPEPRPDDVAMGFWYMSPRRGPYRTTRQIAAGAWEDVRPNYTAPVADALDRLMKVTPDDVSGRLLLLHGPPGTGKTSALRTLAREWRDWCQVDCVLDPERLFGDIGYLMDIAIGEDDGTAKSRWRLLLLEDCDELIRGEAKHTAGQALSRLLNLTDGLLGQGRNVLVGVTTNEDLERLHPAVVRPGRCLARVEVGPLTRAEAVGWLGREDGVGREGATLAELYALRRGTSPTALPEPRTPSAGLYL
- a CDS encoding SGNH/GDSL hydrolase family protein; the encoded protein is MKTSRVAALASSLFLGAALTLTGAGAAQANSSAAVDYVALGDSYSSGVGAGAYDTASGSCKRTPRAYPALWAAANAPSSFAFTACSGAQTTDVTASQLGPLNSGTDLVSLTVGGNDAGFADVMTTCVLQSEATCISRVNQAKSYVDTTLPGRLDTTYRAIRGKAPAARVVVLGYPRFYKLDGSCIAGLTENERRAINGAADHLNTALAKRAADHGFAWAGVVSNFTGHEICSGSPWLHSVNWLNIGESYHPTAAGQSGGYLPAFRNAA